The following are encoded together in the Streptomyces tsukubensis genome:
- a CDS encoding serine/threonine-protein kinase encodes MSEQNGIGGTDEAAGRVVAGRYRLRKRLGAGGMGRVWLAHDEKLGADVAVKEIAVPPGVAEDSLSNKVARAISEAKNAALLRGHPHVVTVYDVFELDGLPWIVMAYVPGAVDLDVMVRASGTLSSAQVARVGRAVLGALSEGHAADVLHRDVKPANLLLAPDPSGDPFGRVLLTDYGISLRPGSGDPRLTAAADLIGTPGYMAPERARGAAPSPAADLFSLGATLYFAAEGVGPFAREGEINTFSALLLDPPPPMTRVSPLLAHAVLGLLAKTPEQRTGAEETDARLAAVLDEEGTRAAGAPPFGRPGRPARTVSLRKRKQDMFGADVPVPGDHAPEWTSARAPGTPGPDADTGPSPVTGSHPATGSHPETGPYRATALGFDTAARPAAASPPAAAPGPTATPGPSAAPGPAAVPHPATPGTGSSATGHPGTPGDPPPDRATPPTSAMPPDRATPPISATPPVRACAGPATPASATPVGPFASPGSSIAGRPVPAAPSGVDVTSTLGGKRGSEAGRRPGSSSSGRRRWRPSRPVTAIVALTLLVAGVALWGAHQLTGDGGRNEAGRSSGSGSGTGRSEGRTDGSGGGSSGDSGAYPYGENVGLISALKPGQCVQVSWPREKYEGVAALADGGCDDNPDGQVTSEYEVTNASQAAKNGTKRCADRSKALTDKLPGAFSYAVVPTKAAIEAGDGRAAVACVLLVRDLTLGGRAGDYRSMGEEVNIGNTSVGDCVDITKKTTWLLARCAAPHSEQIVGWVRQSATMSDKEFAENISVLCDKRYAAAWVRDQNHMITGWHIDEEPDYPYGLCMLAQSDGGTLPGGKAEPINGR; translated from the coding sequence TTGTCGGAGCAGAACGGGATCGGCGGTACGGACGAGGCGGCGGGCCGTGTGGTCGCCGGGCGGTACCGGCTGCGGAAGCGGCTCGGCGCGGGTGGCATGGGCCGTGTCTGGCTCGCGCACGACGAGAAGCTGGGCGCGGACGTCGCGGTCAAGGAGATCGCCGTACCGCCGGGCGTCGCCGAGGACTCACTCTCGAACAAGGTCGCCCGCGCCATCAGCGAGGCCAAGAACGCCGCTCTGCTGCGCGGGCACCCCCATGTCGTCACCGTCTACGACGTGTTCGAACTGGACGGTCTGCCCTGGATCGTCATGGCGTACGTGCCGGGCGCCGTCGACCTGGACGTCATGGTGCGGGCGTCCGGAACCCTCTCGTCGGCGCAGGTCGCCAGGGTCGGCCGGGCGGTGCTCGGGGCCCTCAGCGAGGGGCACGCGGCCGATGTCCTGCACCGGGACGTGAAACCGGCCAATCTGCTGCTCGCCCCCGACCCTTCGGGTGACCCTTTCGGCCGGGTCCTGCTCACCGACTACGGCATCTCGCTGCGTCCGGGCTCCGGCGACCCACGGCTCACCGCGGCCGCCGACCTGATCGGCACCCCGGGATACATGGCGCCGGAACGGGCTCGCGGCGCCGCTCCCTCACCGGCCGCCGACCTCTTCTCGCTGGGCGCCACGCTGTACTTCGCCGCTGAGGGGGTGGGGCCGTTCGCACGGGAGGGCGAGATCAACACGTTCTCCGCGCTGCTCCTCGACCCTCCGCCTCCGATGACCAGGGTGTCCCCGCTGCTCGCCCACGCCGTGCTCGGGCTCCTCGCAAAGACGCCCGAGCAGCGCACCGGCGCGGAAGAGACGGACGCGCGCCTCGCGGCGGTCCTCGACGAGGAGGGCACGCGGGCGGCCGGAGCCCCGCCCTTCGGAAGACCCGGCCGCCCGGCCCGCACGGTCAGCCTCCGTAAGCGGAAGCAGGACATGTTCGGGGCGGATGTCCCTGTCCCGGGTGACCACGCGCCGGAGTGGACGTCGGCTCGGGCACCGGGCACTCCCGGGCCTGACGCGGACACCGGCCCTTCTCCCGTGACCGGCTCACACCCCGCGACCGGCTCACACCCCGAGACCGGCCCCTACCGGGCGACCGCCCTGGGCTTCGACACCGCCGCGCGCCCGGCGGCCGCCTCGCCCCCGGCCGCCGCTCCGGGGCCCACCGCAACTCCCGGCCCCAGCGCCGCACCGGGTCCTGCCGCAGTTCCGCACCCCGCCACCCCCGGAACCGGAAGCTCCGCAACAGGTCACCCGGGGACGCCCGGTGACCCGCCGCCCGACCGGGCCACCCCGCCTACCTCCGCCATGCCGCCCGACCGGGCCACCCCGCCCATCTCCGCCACCCCGCCCGTCCGTGCCTGCGCCGGGCCGGCCACGCCCGCCTCCGCCACCCCCGTCGGCCCGTTCGCCTCTCCTGGGTCGTCCATAGCGGGGCGGCCCGTTCCCGCCGCGCCGTCCGGCGTGGACGTGACCAGTACGCTCGGCGGGAAGAGGGGCTCCGAAGCGGGGCGGCGGCCCGGATCCTCCTCGTCAGGACGTCGTCGGTGGCGCCCGTCCAGACCGGTGACCGCCATCGTCGCGCTGACGCTGCTCGTCGCGGGTGTCGCCCTCTGGGGCGCGCATCAGCTCACCGGTGACGGTGGCCGGAACGAGGCGGGACGCTCCTCGGGCAGCGGGAGCGGCACCGGTCGATCCGAGGGGCGGACCGATGGTTCGGGCGGCGGCAGCTCCGGCGACTCGGGTGCCTATCCGTACGGCGAGAACGTGGGCCTGATCAGCGCGCTCAAGCCGGGGCAGTGCGTGCAAGTGAGCTGGCCCAGGGAGAAGTACGAGGGGGTCGCCGCCCTCGCCGACGGCGGATGCGACGACAACCCCGACGGCCAGGTGACATCCGAGTACGAGGTGACCAACGCCAGTCAGGCCGCCAAGAACGGTACGAAGCGCTGCGCCGACCGTTCGAAGGCGCTCACCGACAAGTTGCCTGGCGCGTTCTCGTACGCGGTGGTCCCCACCAAGGCCGCCATCGAGGCCGGTGACGGGAGAGCGGCCGTCGCCTGCGTGCTGCTGGTCCGCGACTTGACCCTCGGTGGCCGCGCGGGCGACTACCGGAGCATGGGCGAGGAAGTGAACATCGGCAACACGAGCGTCGGGGACTGCGTCGACATCACCAAGAAGACCACCTGGCTGTTGGCCCGTTGCGCGGCGCCCCACTCGGAGCAGATCGTGGGCTGGGTCAGGCAGTCCGCCACGATGTCCGACAAGGAGTTCGCGGAGAACATCTCCGTGCTGTGCGACAAGCGCTACGCGGCCGCCTGGGTGCGCGACCAGAATCACATGATCACCGGCTGGCACATCGACGAGGAGCCTGACTATCCGTACGGGCTCTGCATGCTCGCGCAGTCGGACGGCGGGACGTTGCCCGGGGGTAAAGCGGAGCCCATCAACGGCCGGTGA
- the topA gene encoding type I DNA topoisomerase, protein MSPTSETAHGGRRLVIVESPAKAKTIKGYLGPDYTVEASVGHIRDLPSGAAEVPEKYTGEVRRLGVDVENDFQPIYVVNADKKSQVKKLKDLLRDSDELFLATDEDREGEAIAWHLQEVLKPKIPVHRMVFHEITKDAIRAAVASPRELNKKLVDAQETRRILDRLYGYEVSPVLWKKVMPRLSAGRVQSVATRLVVERERERIAFRSAEYWDLTGTFGPAAGGPADGAGDPSTFAARLSAVDGKRVAQGRDFDSVGRLKSDTLQLDEASARALAAALADSSFSVRSVESKPYRRSPYAPFRTTTLQQEASRKLGFGAKSTMQVAQKLYENGYITYMRTDSTTLSDTAVSAARAQVTQLYGANYLPEKPRTYAGKVKNAQEAHEAIRPSGDRFRTPAETPLTGDQRRLYELIWKRTVASQMKDAVGNSVTVKIAGTASDGRDAEFSASGKTITFHGFLKAYVEGADDPNAELDDRERRLPQVEQGDALTAQEITADGHSTKPPARYTEASLVKELEEREIGRPSTYASILGTILDRGYVFKKGTALVPSFLSFAVVNLLEKHFGRLVDYDFTARMEDDLDRIARGEAQSVPWLKHFYFGEGDGAGVAAEAGNGDGDHLGGLKELVTDLGAIDAREVSSFPVGDGIMLRVGRYGPYIERGEKDAENHQRADVPEDLAPDELSVEYAEELLAKPSGDFELGAEPETGRQIIAKDGRYGPYVTEVLPEGTPKTGKNAVKPRTASLFKSMSLDTVTLADALKLMSLPRVVGVDADGVEITAQNGRYGPYLKKGTDSRSLQTEDQLFTITVDEALAIYAQPKQRGRAAAKPPLKELGEDPVSGKPVVVKDGRFGAYVTDGETNATLRASDSVEEITAERGFELLEEKRAKGPAKKTAKKAVKKTAAKKAPAKKTAAATKTAAKKTSAAAKKTSTKTSTAAKKATTAAKKATSSASTSSED, encoded by the coding sequence TTGTCCCCGACCAGCGAGACCGCGCACGGCGGCCGCCGACTCGTCATCGTCGAGTCGCCTGCCAAGGCGAAGACGATCAAGGGTTACCTCGGCCCCGACTACACCGTCGAGGCGAGCGTCGGGCACATCCGTGACCTTCCCAGCGGTGCCGCTGAGGTCCCGGAGAAGTACACCGGCGAGGTGCGCCGGCTCGGAGTCGACGTCGAGAATGACTTCCAGCCGATCTACGTCGTCAACGCGGACAAGAAGTCGCAGGTCAAGAAACTCAAGGACCTGCTGCGCGACTCGGACGAACTCTTCCTCGCCACCGATGAGGACCGCGAGGGCGAAGCCATCGCGTGGCACCTCCAGGAAGTGCTCAAGCCCAAGATCCCCGTCCACCGGATGGTCTTCCACGAGATCACCAAGGACGCGATCCGCGCCGCCGTCGCCAGCCCGCGCGAGCTGAACAAGAAGCTGGTCGACGCCCAGGAGACCCGCAGGATCCTCGACCGCCTCTACGGCTACGAGGTCTCGCCCGTCCTGTGGAAGAAGGTCATGCCGCGCCTGTCGGCCGGCCGTGTCCAGTCGGTGGCGACCCGGCTCGTCGTCGAGCGGGAGCGCGAGCGCATCGCCTTCCGCTCCGCCGAGTACTGGGACCTGACCGGCACCTTCGGCCCGGCGGCAGGCGGCCCCGCGGACGGTGCCGGGGACCCGTCGACGTTCGCCGCCCGGCTCAGCGCCGTGGACGGGAAGCGCGTCGCGCAGGGCCGTGACTTCGACTCCGTCGGGCGGCTCAAGTCCGACACCCTCCAGCTCGACGAGGCCTCCGCCCGCGCCCTCGCGGCAGCCCTGGCGGACAGCAGCTTCTCCGTGCGGTCGGTCGAGTCCAAGCCGTACCGGCGCTCGCCGTACGCGCCGTTCCGTACGACCACCCTCCAGCAGGAGGCCTCCCGCAAGCTGGGATTCGGCGCCAAGTCGACCATGCAGGTGGCGCAGAAGCTGTACGAGAACGGCTACATCACCTACATGCGTACGGACTCCACGACGCTCTCCGACACCGCGGTGTCGGCCGCTCGTGCGCAGGTCACGCAGCTCTACGGGGCGAACTACCTGCCCGAGAAGCCGCGCACCTACGCGGGCAAGGTCAAGAACGCGCAGGAGGCGCACGAGGCGATCCGTCCCTCGGGCGACCGCTTCCGCACCCCCGCGGAGACCCCCCTCACCGGCGACCAGCGCAGGCTCTACGAGCTGATCTGGAAGCGGACCGTCGCCTCTCAGATGAAGGACGCCGTCGGGAACAGCGTCACCGTCAAGATCGCGGGCACCGCCAGTGACGGCAGGGACGCCGAGTTCTCGGCCTCGGGCAAGACGATCACCTTCCACGGCTTCCTCAAGGCGTACGTAGAGGGCGCGGACGACCCCAACGCCGAGCTGGACGACCGTGAGCGCAGGCTGCCGCAGGTCGAGCAGGGCGACGCGCTCACCGCGCAGGAGATCACAGCCGACGGCCACTCGACCAAGCCGCCCGCCCGTTACACCGAGGCGTCGCTGGTCAAGGAGTTGGAGGAGCGCGAGATCGGGCGCCCCTCGACGTACGCGTCGATCCTCGGCACCATCCTCGACCGGGGTTACGTCTTCAAGAAGGGGACGGCCCTCGTGCCGTCCTTCCTCTCCTTCGCCGTCGTCAACCTGCTGGAGAAGCACTTCGGCAGGCTCGTCGACTACGACTTCACGGCCCGTATGGAGGACGACCTCGACCGCATCGCGCGCGGCGAGGCGCAGTCCGTGCCGTGGCTGAAGCACTTCTACTTCGGTGAGGGCGACGGCGCGGGGGTGGCGGCCGAGGCGGGCAACGGCGACGGCGACCACCTCGGCGGCCTCAAGGAACTCGTCACCGACCTGGGCGCGATCGACGCCCGCGAGGTGTCGTCCTTCCCCGTCGGCGACGGCATCATGCTGCGCGTGGGGCGCTACGGCCCCTACATCGAGCGCGGCGAGAAGGACGCGGAGAACCACCAGCGCGCCGACGTCCCCGAGGACCTGGCCCCCGATGAGCTGTCCGTGGAGTACGCGGAGGAGCTGCTGGCCAAGCCGAGCGGCGACTTCGAGCTGGGCGCCGAGCCGGAGACCGGACGGCAGATCATCGCCAAGGACGGCCGGTACGGCCCGTACGTCACCGAGGTGCTGCCCGAGGGCACCCCGAAGACCGGCAAGAACGCGGTCAAGCCGCGGACGGCGTCACTCTTCAAGTCGATGTCACTCGACACGGTGACATTGGCGGACGCGCTGAAGCTCATGTCGCTCCCCCGCGTGGTCGGTGTGGACGCCGACGGCGTGGAGATCACCGCGCAGAACGGCCGCTACGGCCCGTATCTGAAGAAGGGGACCGACTCGCGTTCCCTCCAGACCGAGGACCAGCTCTTCACCATCACGGTTGATGAGGCCCTGGCGATCTACGCGCAGCCCAAGCAGCGGGGCCGCGCCGCGGCCAAGCCGCCGCTGAAGGAGCTGGGCGAGGACCCGGTCAGCGGAAAGCCCGTCGTGGTGAAGGACGGCCGTTTCGGCGCGTACGTCACCGACGGCGAGACCAACGCGACACTGCGCGCCTCCGACAGCGTGGAGGAGATCACGGCCGAGCGCGGCTTCGAGCTGCTGGAGGAGAAGCGCGCCAAGGGTCCCGCCAAGAAGACGGCGAAGAAGGCCGTGAAGAAGACGGCGGCCAAGAAGGCGCCCGCCAAGAAGACGGCAGCCGCGACGAAGACCGCCGCCAAGAAGACCTCGGCGGCGGCCAAGAAGACATCGACGAAGACGTCGACGGCGGCCAAGAAGGCGACGACGGCGGCCAAGAAGGCGACCTCGTCCGCGTCCACCTCCTCCGAGGACTGA
- the tmk gene encoding dTMP kinase — protein MTRAEQPKAVKTAPDNALVADSRERAVRALLRFQPLKRLWSAQFTGGIGDSLALLVLVVLSLQAALSQGSFGGGYRGAAFAVATVLAVRVVATLLFGAVLLGPLASLTGPEGPLDRRWTMIGADGARVALLIVAPLWIDWTPGNALALLLVTGFVSGLAERLWTVCRESAAPALLPAPPIEGAAVRPLPDHMAALRRLSLRTNFLSLPLAALGLVVVTLVSNLLGAGLDWFHTHQAALASYVAAGLFAASLSVLAALELPDARTPRARSPLEGLRRPSTGTGVDNGRSGSVPVLVAACGAVAGAIASAVAVAVLHGSDLGGGPVSYGLFVLVLTGGTAIGIRTAHAVLPALSRRRLLAFAVAATGVALLAAGLVPDITTVTLLLLGAGFFAGIAANTGHVLLEQETEYYRQARTTEHLQAVARVCVALGAIVAPVVAAAIGRHRLVGGKFVFDHGGASFTLMLVGALLLPVAAVVLAKTDDRQGVPLRRDLREALRGGEPAQAPAATGFFIALEGGDGAGKSTQAEALATWIRAKGHEVVVTREPGATPVGKRLRSILLDVSSSGLSHRAEALLYAADRAEHVDTVVRPALERGAIVISDRYIDSSVAYQGAGRDLSSTEVARISRWATDGLVPHLTVLLDVSPEAARERFTEAPDRLESEPAEFHARVRSGFLTLAAADPGRYLVVDAGQEAESVTTVVRHRLDQLLPLSEAEVKAREEARKAAEEEARRKAEEEAARKAEEERKERERQEQIAKLRAEEEERKRQEIEEARRREEERKAEEARQREEEAKALAEQQRKREEAEQAAHEAEQARLRKQAEEEKRLRQEAEERRLEKQRKAEEALIRAEEARKLAAEQARVTQERAAAETRAREAREAEARQRQVRERETREREARERAEREHAEAKARSEVAYAAESSAPDRDGGSGDPADSETTLSTPMVKLPDETTVSTPMVKLPQDAAGDGGANGGARKDSHSDGPDGAADETTVLPAVPHEGSSDAEETAVLPQVTEDETAVLPRVQDDGAQGYRARARMRKEDSAADRIPPGYFRDERPGESRGQDAGTGDRGESPNERTRELPQVEEDGTPAAPARRRRSDWAEETPLDDLPTLADELLGPRDDEKRRGKGGKGGKGGRGGRGKG, from the coding sequence ATGACGCGAGCCGAGCAGCCAAAGGCCGTGAAAACGGCCCCCGACAACGCCCTGGTCGCAGATTCCCGGGAGCGTGCCGTCCGCGCCCTGCTGCGCTTCCAGCCCCTGAAACGGCTCTGGAGCGCCCAGTTCACAGGGGGTATCGGCGACAGCCTGGCACTGCTGGTGCTGGTGGTGCTCTCCCTCCAGGCCGCCCTCTCGCAGGGCTCCTTCGGGGGCGGCTACCGGGGTGCGGCGTTCGCGGTCGCCACTGTCCTCGCCGTACGGGTCGTCGCGACCCTGCTCTTCGGCGCGGTACTGCTGGGACCGCTGGCCTCACTCACCGGCCCCGAGGGACCCCTCGACCGCAGGTGGACCATGATCGGCGCGGACGGGGCGCGTGTGGCGCTGCTGATCGTCGCGCCCCTGTGGATCGACTGGACCCCCGGCAACGCCCTGGCTCTCCTGTTGGTCACGGGCTTCGTGTCCGGACTCGCGGAACGCCTGTGGACCGTGTGCCGGGAGAGCGCGGCGCCCGCGCTGCTGCCCGCGCCCCCCATCGAGGGCGCCGCCGTACGGCCGCTGCCCGACCACATGGCGGCGCTGCGGCGGCTCTCGCTGCGCACCAACTTCCTGTCGCTGCCCCTCGCCGCCCTCGGCCTTGTCGTCGTCACGCTGGTCAGCAACCTGCTCGGGGCGGGGCTCGACTGGTTCCACACGCATCAGGCGGCGCTCGCCTCGTATGTCGCCGCCGGTCTCTTCGCGGCCTCCCTCTCGGTGCTCGCCGCCCTTGAACTGCCCGACGCGCGCACGCCCCGCGCACGCTCCCCGCTCGAAGGGTTGCGCCGCCCGAGCACCGGCACCGGCGTCGACAACGGCCGCAGCGGATCCGTCCCCGTACTGGTCGCCGCCTGCGGCGCGGTCGCGGGCGCCATCGCCTCCGCCGTCGCCGTCGCCGTGCTGCACGGCAGTGACCTCGGCGGTGGCCCCGTCTCCTACGGCCTGTTCGTCCTCGTGCTGACCGGCGGCACCGCCATCGGAATCCGCACGGCCCACGCGGTGCTGCCCGCGCTCTCACGGCGCAGGCTGCTGGCGTTCGCGGTCGCCGCCACGGGTGTCGCACTGCTCGCCGCCGGTCTCGTACCTGACATCACGACGGTGACGCTGCTCCTGCTCGGCGCCGGATTCTTCGCGGGAATCGCCGCCAATACCGGCCATGTCCTCCTCGAACAGGAGACCGAGTACTACCGGCAGGCCCGTACGACGGAACACCTCCAGGCCGTCGCGCGCGTCTGTGTCGCACTCGGCGCCATCGTCGCGCCCGTGGTCGCGGCTGCCATAGGCAGGCACCGGCTGGTCGGCGGCAAGTTCGTCTTCGACCACGGCGGCGCCTCCTTCACCCTGATGCTGGTCGGCGCGCTGCTGCTGCCCGTGGCCGCTGTCGTGCTCGCCAAGACCGACGACCGGCAGGGCGTACCGCTCCGCCGCGACCTGCGCGAGGCCCTGCGCGGTGGGGAACCCGCCCAGGCACCGGCCGCCACCGGCTTCTTCATCGCCCTGGAGGGCGGCGACGGAGCGGGCAAGTCGACCCAGGCCGAAGCGCTCGCGACATGGATCCGCGCCAAGGGCCACGAGGTCGTCGTCACCCGCGAACCGGGCGCCACCCCGGTCGGCAAGCGGCTGCGCTCGATCCTCCTCGACGTCTCCAGCTCGGGACTCTCGCACCGCGCGGAGGCCCTGCTGTACGCGGCGGACCGCGCGGAGCACGTCGACACCGTGGTGCGCCCCGCGCTGGAACGCGGCGCCATCGTCATCTCCGACCGTTACATCGACTCGTCCGTCGCCTACCAGGGCGCGGGCCGTGACCTCTCCTCCACCGAGGTCGCCAGGATCTCTCGCTGGGCGACGGACGGCCTCGTACCGCATCTGACGGTGCTGCTCGACGTATCCCCGGAGGCGGCCCGCGAACGCTTCACCGAGGCGCCCGACCGGCTCGAATCGGAGCCCGCCGAGTTCCACGCCCGCGTACGCTCCGGCTTCCTGACACTCGCGGCCGCCGACCCGGGGCGTTACCTCGTCGTGGACGCCGGCCAGGAGGCCGAGTCCGTGACGACCGTCGTCCGCCACCGGCTCGATCAGTTGCTGCCCCTCTCCGAAGCCGAGGTCAAGGCGCGGGAGGAGGCCAGGAAGGCGGCCGAGGAGGAGGCCAGGCGCAAGGCCGAGGAAGAGGCCGCGCGCAAGGCCGAGGAGGAGCGCAAGGAGCGCGAACGCCAGGAGCAGATCGCCAAGCTCCGCGCCGAGGAGGAAGAGCGCAAGCGGCAGGAGATCGAGGAGGCCCGCCGCCGCGAGGAGGAGCGCAAGGCCGAGGAGGCCAGGCAGCGCGAGGAGGAGGCCAAGGCCCTCGCCGAGCAGCAGCGGAAGCGTGAGGAGGCCGAGCAGGCCGCCCACGAGGCCGAGCAGGCGCGGCTGCGCAAGCAGGCCGAGGAGGAGAAGCGGCTGCGGCAGGAGGCGGAGGAACGCCGTCTCGAAAAGCAGCGCAAGGCCGAGGAGGCTCTCATCAGGGCCGAGGAGGCCCGCAAACTCGCCGCCGAGCAGGCACGCGTCACCCAGGAGCGCGCCGCCGCGGAGACCCGCGCGCGGGAGGCCAGGGAGGCGGAGGCCAGGCAGCGCCAGGTCCGCGAGCGTGAGACGCGTGAGCGTGAGGCCCGTGAGCGCGCGGAGCGGGAGCACGCCGAGGCCAAGGCCCGCTCCGAGGTGGCGTACGCGGCTGAGAGCTCCGCGCCCGATCGGGACGGCGGCTCCGGCGACCCCGCCGACAGCGAGACGACGCTCTCGACGCCGATGGTGAAGCTGCCGGACGAGACGACCGTCTCGACGCCGATGGTGAAGCTGCCGCAGGACGCGGCCGGAGACGGGGGCGCGAACGGGGGCGCGAGGAAGGACTCGCACTCCGACGGGCCGGACGGCGCGGCCGACGAGACGACCGTTCTTCCCGCGGTACCCCACGAGGGCTCCTCCGACGCCGAGGAGACCGCCGTGCTGCCGCAGGTGACCGAGGACGAGACGGCGGTACTGCCGCGGGTCCAGGACGACGGTGCCCAGGGGTACCGGGCGCGGGCCCGGATGCGGAAGGAGGACTCCGCGGCGGACCGTATTCCGCCCGGCTACTTCAGGGACGAGCGGCCCGGCGAGAGCCGGGGCCAGGACGCGGGCACCGGAGACCGGGGGGAGAGCCCGAACGAGCGCACCCGCGAACTCCCGCAGGTCGAGGAGGACGGGACGCCCGCCGCGCCCGCCCGCAGGCGGCGCTCCGACTGGGCCGAGGAGACCCCGCTCGACGATCTGCCCACCCTGGCCGACGAGCTGCTCGGCCCGCGCGACGACGAGAAGCGGCGCGGCAAGGGCGGCAAAGGCGGCAAGGGCGGCAGGGGCGGACGCGGGAAGGGCTGA
- a CDS encoding DUF7059 domain-containing protein: protein MAPSSTSPALPSAGRPEVVRRLREGLLAAEFTADGLLDLLGAPAYTALARGETVPALRATRGGTAPATLVRLFLLQRSLPYAQVAAALGDVLVRDCLEAGWLVGDESAHGGGESGGTDTGAGRDTDTGRDAGADGGTDAGRDTDVSHDSDAPHDTDGPEGVGARLRAAVDVRPYSGPDGEDWFITSDLGCAVGGAGGIASRDEGVVLGVGGASTTLAGLTVRTAVGRALDVGTGSGIQALHASPHASRVTATDLNPRALEFARLTLALSGAPEADLREGSLFDPVGDETFDLIVSNPPFVISPGARLTYRDGGMGGDDLCRALVTRAGERLAEGGYAHFLANWQHVEGEEWTERLRSWVPAGCDAWIVQREVQDATQYAELWLRDAGDHRSDPEEYARRYDAWLDEFEARKTTAVGFGWITLRRTDAAEPSVTVEEWPHPVEQPLGDVVREHFERQDYLRSHDDAALLAGHFTLAAEVVQEQIGAPGAEDPEYVVLRQHRGMRRATTVDTIGAGFAGVCDGTLSAGAILDAIAQLVGEDPVALRDRTPAQIRLLVEQGFLEPA from the coding sequence GTGGCGCCGTCCTCGACCTCCCCCGCGCTCCCCTCGGCCGGGCGACCCGAGGTCGTACGGAGGCTCAGGGAAGGACTCCTGGCCGCCGAGTTCACCGCCGACGGGCTGCTCGACCTTCTCGGAGCGCCCGCCTACACCGCGCTCGCCCGGGGCGAGACGGTGCCCGCGCTGCGCGCCACCCGCGGCGGCACCGCCCCGGCGACGCTCGTACGTCTCTTCCTGCTCCAGCGGTCACTGCCGTACGCCCAGGTGGCTGCGGCCCTGGGGGACGTGCTCGTCCGTGACTGCCTGGAAGCGGGATGGCTCGTGGGCGACGAGAGCGCGCACGGCGGCGGTGAAAGCGGCGGTACCGATACAGGTGCCGGCCGTGACACCGACACCGGCCGTGATGCCGGTGCCGACGGCGGCACCGACGCCGGCCGCGACACCGATGTGTCCCACGACTCCGACGCACCCCATGACACCGACGGTCCGGAAGGCGTCGGTGCCCGCCTCCGGGCCGCCGTGGACGTGCGTCCCTACTCCGGGCCCGACGGTGAGGACTGGTTCATCACCTCCGACCTCGGCTGCGCCGTCGGCGGAGCCGGTGGCATCGCCAGCCGGGACGAGGGCGTGGTCCTCGGTGTGGGTGGAGCCTCCACCACCCTCGCGGGGCTCACCGTGCGCACCGCGGTGGGCCGCGCCCTCGACGTGGGTACGGGCTCCGGCATCCAGGCGCTGCACGCCTCGCCGCACGCGAGCCGGGTCACCGCCACCGACCTCAACCCCCGGGCCCTGGAGTTCGCCCGGCTGACGCTCGCGCTCTCCGGTGCACCCGAGGCCGATCTGCGCGAGGGTTCACTCTTCGATCCTGTCGGGGACGAGACCTTCGACCTCATCGTGTCGAACCCGCCCTTCGTGATCTCCCCCGGCGCCCGGCTGACCTACCGCGACGGCGGCATGGGCGGGGACGATCTGTGCCGCGCCCTTGTTACCCGGGCGGGCGAGCGGCTCGCTGAGGGCGGTTACGCCCACTTCCTCGCCAACTGGCAGCACGTCGAGGGTGAGGAGTGGACCGAACGGCTGCGTTCCTGGGTGCCGGCCGGGTGCGACGCCTGGATCGTGCAGCGCGAGGTCCAGGACGCCACGCAGTACGCCGAGCTGTGGCTGCGCGACGCGGGGGACCACCGCTCCGACCCCGAGGAGTACGCACGGCGGTACGACGCGTGGCTCGACGAGTTCGAGGCGCGCAAGACCACGGCGGTCGGCTTCGGCTGGATCACCCTGCGCAGGACCGATGCCGCTGAGCCCTCCGTCACGGTGGAGGAGTGGCCGCACCCGGTGGAGCAGCCGCTCGGCGATGTCGTACGCGAACACTTCGAGCGCCAGGACTATCTGCGGTCCCACGACGACGCCGCGCTGCTCGCCGGGCACTTCACCCTCGCCGCGGAAGTGGTGCAGGAGCAGATCGGGGCGCCCGGCGCCGAGGACCCGGAGTACGTGGTGCTGCGTCAGCACCGCGGTATGCGCAGGGCGACGACGGTGGACACGATCGGCGCCGGATTCGCGGGGGTGTGCGACGGCACGCTGAGCGCGGGGGCCATCCTCGACGCGATCGCCCAGCTCGTCGGGGAGGACCCGGTGGCGCTGCGTGACCGCACGCCCGCCCAGATCAGGCTCCTGGTGGAGCAGGGCTTCCTGGAACCGGCGTAG